From Daphnia pulicaria isolate SC F1-1A chromosome 4, SC_F0-13Bv2, whole genome shotgun sequence, one genomic window encodes:
- the LOC124335769 gene encoding surfeit locus protein 6 homolog yields MSKSFESGKIDKRKSKSGKNSSSPVMAPAILVNGKTENKNSKLSTKQNMKKMDPKSPEPEEKRGPIDIAALKLQLSSEDLFISSLLTNIPTQGVSTVQDVEGDEISVDISSTKQVDVGNRACNPEELKERLAAKLSQFTGKKMDFSDKKMKTKLKRKLDKIEKKKLKRKNNKMRSKIAKLAQATKAATASSNFPSTETVKTEVPEPTVTSRPPKPIFNSEGRMVFSKFDFGELTTTSPILKKTTLDPKAAMIKIKKTKEKVKFLEAKGDIEKARSIEEQQAWEGALLRAEGVKVKDNVELLAKSIKKKDKIKLQSKKKWGERVEAQEKKKEDVQKKRNANIKKKKNEKKEHKLNKLAKKGKFIV; encoded by the exons atgagtaaatcttttgaaagtgggaaaatagataaaaggAAATCTAAATCAGGGAAGAATTCTTCCAGCCCAGTTATGGCTCCCGCTATTTTGGTAAATGGTAaaacggaaaacaaaaactcaaAACTATCTACCAAACAAAATATGAAGAAAATGGATCCTAAAAGTCCAGaaccggaagaaaaaagagggccCATCGACATTGCAGCTTTAAAGTTGCAACTCTCCTCTGAAGACCTTTTCATTTCTAGCTTATTGACCAATATTCCAACTCAGGGTGTTTCTACAGTACAAGATGTTGAAGGTGACGAGATCAGTGTTGACATCAGTTCTACAAAGCAAGTTGATGTGGGAAATCGTGCATGCAATCCAGAAGAATTAAAGGAGCGCCTTGCAGCCAAACTCTCACAATTCACag ggaaaaaaatggatttttctgacaaaaaaatgaaaaccaaactcAAGAGAAAGTTAGATAaaattgagaagaaaaaactgaaaaggaaaaataacaaaatgagATCCAAAATAGCTAAACTGGCACAAGCTACTAAAGCAGCAACAGCATCTTCAAATTTTCCATCTACAGAAACTGTCAAAACAGAAGTTCCTGAGCCAACAGTCACAAGTAGACCACCTAAGCCCATTTTCAACAGCGAAGGTCGCATGGTTTTCagcaaatttgattttggtgAGCTGACTACTACATCACCTATCCTGAAAAAAACCACCTTAGATCCAAAAGCAGCaatgattaaaattaagaaaaccaaagaaaagGTTAAATTCTTGGAGGCTAAAGGTGATATTGAAAAAGCAAGAAGTATTGAAGAACAACAAGCATGGGAAGGTGCTCTTCTAAGGGCTGAAGGTGTCAAG GTGAAAGACAATGTGGAATTGCTCGCTAAATCTATTaagaaaaaggataaaattaaattacaaagtaaaaagaagtggGGTGAACGCGTTGAAGctcaggaaaagaaaaaggaagacgtacagaagaaaagaaatgccaacatcaaaaagaagaagaacgaaaagAAGGAACATAAATTGAATAAACTAGCGAAGAAAGGCAAATTTATCGTATGA